The region CGCTCGAGATCGGACGACCAAGTCTCAAAAAGTAAGAAAGGATTTGTCTTTAGAAAGCACGTGTTTTATATAAAAGAGGGCGAGCTCCCTGTTCCAGAAAGGTTGTCTTCTGAACCCACACTCGCGTCTGCCTTCTCCGCTTGCCTCGGGATGGGAAGAGATGGTTGTGGTTGGAAGAAAACGTCCAACGCGGAACCGCCGCCTCGGTTCCAGGGTGCCGAGATGTCCCTCCCGCgaggaggaaggaaaacacaGCGCGGCCTTTTCATCCAAACTGCCCGAACTCCTTCGGCTGAGCCCTTCGGGTGGTGGCAGAATAAATGACAAgagtgggtgtgggggaggggctgctgctGCCGTTGTCTGGACGAAGAACCGAGTGTCACTTGCTCCCCTGGCCTTCATTTGCAACCAGTCACGATCAATAACCACTTAGGAAACGGATGTTTGTTCTGATGTGTTGGCCGCTGTTCACCCTCGGGTCTCCCTTTCTCGAACAGAAGTTCAGGCTCCTGTTGCCAAATgccggtggtggtggggggtctGCCCCCTCCGCTCCCCAAGAAGGGACAGAGCTGCTCTGAGGAGGGTCCGTGGGGAGGGGCACGGCAAGAGGCCATATGGGCACCTTCCTTCAGACCCGTGGAATCTTCCAGACTCTCAAGTACAGTCAGAGCGTCCTGCCCTTTCTGTGTACGGCAGAAACTTCTAGAAGCAGACCAGAATGCCAAGCCACAGACTCTGGGTTTACCTCACACCCAGGCCAGCGAATGGCCTCCTCCACTGCGGATTCTTCCACAGGCTTTGGTCTCCTCAGGTCAAGGGAAGCCGGCCCCAGGATAGCACAAAGGCCAAAGCACCAGTTGGCCACAGGGGCTTTCTCCTCAGGATCACTGTTATTTCAACACCCGGCCactgccagagagaaagagagagaaagagagagagagcaagaaacagACAGGAAGGGGGCAAGTTTCAGCTTCCTTGTTTCCCGCTCACAGACCTAGAACCTCAGGTCAAACGGCACCTGACCAGTGTCCAAAGGTCCCCGTGTACCCGGTGAATCCCTCCCGGTGGCCCCTcacccaggcagagggagggctcTGAAAGCCCGTTCTTCCGGCAAGAATTATTTCCAAGAGGAGACAATGGCTCGATTTTGTTTTCCCAGGTTGGTCAAGGCCTTGCAGCCTCAGGAGATCTCGGAATCCTGGGCCGTCAAAACGCCCCTCTGGGGGACAAAGTCAGCCTTCGGCTTCCAACTCCCGTCTCCCAGCGCTTCGCTCCCAGCCAGCCCGTGACACTTTCTGGAGACGAGGGAGGGTTGGGTTTTGGCTTCAGTCCGTGGTCGGTCCAGCCTAAGGGTCAGATGCCCTCCTGTGGGATCCAAACAGCTGTTCTGGGGAGAGGCCGGTGCAGAGAGGGGGGTGGCTCACACGGGGGTCGTCCGCCGGTTCAGCACGCTGACGCGCAAGCCTTCCTGTAGGTCCTGCTGGAACAGGTCGTGCAGCTGCAGGAAGCCGGGCTCCTGGTCGGGGCTGTAGCTGGCGGCGGTAGTCACCTTGAGGGGCTCCCTGGACAGCGTGTACATGGACAGCTCGCCCATGGGGATGGCCCCAGTGATCTTCAGGCCCACCGGAGACGCCGCCCTGGACGGAGAGGCCTCGGTGGACCTCGAGCTGGACCGTGAGCGTCGTCGCCGGTACCGATAGCTCGGCATCCTGGCGTAGGGAGACGAGGAGGGGGCCTTGAGGAACTCCCGTTTGGTCTTAAATCTcaactctttatttttctcaatgtAAATGTTTACAGCCAGGACACCCACGGTCTCGGCCACGATGAAGGACAGGGCTCCAAAGTAAAAAGACCAACCGTAGTTGTAAtggttttttttgtcttcatcGCGTTTGTCGCTTGGGTCACCTGTGTTGCTGGAGATGTAGACGATGATGCCTATGATGTTACTGAGGCCTgaaagagaggcaggagaggggtgggagggagggaggcagacgtTAGACCCACAGCTGGACGAGGGACAGGAGGGCGGAGGAGGGGCTGGTGGCCACCCCCCCTTGGATAGGTATTGCTTTATTCCGGTTGCCgacttttcttttaagtaattgGTTTTGAGGTAATAAAGCAAAAGTTCAGATGAGATGTAAAACACAGGTACTTGGCTACCTAGTTCCCCTCTTGAAGGCCATTACtgttatcttctttctttttttaaaaaaaatgtcttatttatttttgagagagagagcgagagagggaaagtgcaagtgggggaggggcagagagagatgggggggggggggggacaaaggatccggagggggctctgcactgacaacagggggcttgaactcacgaactgtgagatcgtgacctgagccgaagttggaggcttaaccgactgagccacccaggcgcccctgttatctTCTTTCTTATATTATCGTTGTATCtagtctctctcccccccgccctctctgttgctctctctctctctctctcacacacacatacatctctttctttccttgcaCAATGCTCTTTGTCCTCTTGCCTTGTCACTCAACAGTCCACCTGGCAGACGGTTCCACGTCAGGCCACGGAGAGCTGTCTGTCTAAGTGCATGTAGCACCCACTGCATGGATATCTAACCAGGCCTCTGCTATGGGCGTCAGGTGGCTTCCGGCCCTCCGCTAGGACAAAGTTGCCACGGACATCCTCGCGTCCACACCGCTCCACACACGCAGGAGTACGACTGTGGGTGTCAACAGCCTACAATTTATTGTATCAACGTGCCGGACCTTTGCTAGCCTGAGAGGTGGGATGTAGTCACCTGTTGCGGTCTTTATTTAATTTCATCTTATTATAAGTGAGTGTGAGTAGAGCCAAGCTGCCTGCACTTGAATCCTGCTTCTGCCAGGGCCCTGGAATCCACAGCTTCTCTAGTGACCTGGGACATCTGGATATGGCTTTGTATGGCTCCCCCTGGGGAAGTGGGCAGCGGCAGAGGGCGCCTTTGGAGGCCGACGGCCGTGGGCACAGCCTGTGTCTTTGCCACCACGTGACTTCAGGGAAGCCACCTGGGCCACCTGGCTACCCCCTCACAACCTGGGATGATGTGGTTGTGCTCACCGAGCCCTGGGACCACGGCTGTATATTGGTAGCTGGTGTTCTGCAAATCTTTCCCTTCCTCGGGAAAGGAAGGAGCACAGGATTCAAACCTCGCAGCCGGGACTTCTTTAGTGGTCCCCACCTTCAGAAATCTGGGGGCtcgaaggaggagagagaatggggtgtggccctttcctcccacctctgcctctggaTGGGACAAGAAGCAAAGGGATGGGGACGTGGCCAAGAAGGAGACCTGACACTCGGGTGCTTCTTGctaacacacacacgcacaccacacACCCTTGACACACatacagcaccccccccccccacacacacacactcacacattaTCTGTTGCCCTGGAAGGACACAGAAGCGGAAGTAATGTAGAGGAAGGACCATAAGAATCTGGCTGAAAGATTTTGAACCAGTCCCTTAACTGCTTTGGGAAGTCGCCTTCCCTCTCTCCGAGAGACCGAGAGACCGTAGGAGAGGACAAGACGGGGTGGGGCCCTGTgaggcccctccccactctcaaaaagGAAGCTCGACCACCAACCACCACCTTTACTGGGATTCTCATTATCACCCTCATGGGACTACTGGACGGCTTTAGGATGCAGAGACCAGGCCCATCTAGGGTCGCCTCACCAGACTGGGGTAAGACAAAGGATGCTTTGAAAGCAAAAACACCGATAAGGCGGTGCAAGGAGCTCTGTTAACAACTTAGGAAAGACTTACTGAACTTTGTAACCTATCTCGAATTTACTTACTAGAAGGCCTAGGACGTCAGGCACGTCCTGTTTCTCCTGACAGGGTCCCTTGTTGCAAGTTTATCTGACCTCTGCAGGTGCTGCCTGGAGACTCCAGGATGCCACCGGCCAAGTTTTGCCCCGTCAAGACTCCCCCGGAGACCCAGGCCGGAAAACCCGAGTTCTCCACCGCACCATGTATGTGCATCTGCCGGCCGCTAGCCAGCTGTGAGCCCACTTCCGGCCTGACTGCCTCCACGTCTGCAGTGGCGAGGCATGCGCTGAAGTCTCTCCATCGAGGCCCGGAGGAGTGCCAGTGTCACACCAGTTAGGAGGGCGTGTGTTACTGTCACCCGCAGCTCCGTGGGTCTTCACTGGGTCGCGGAGGGTGGCTCTGATGTGCACCCTTGCCCGTTCTGCTCCCTTTCACCCTGTCCTCCTCCGCTCCTTCAGGTCTTGGCTTCCGTGAGTCCCTCGGGGTACCCtcctggcgccccccccccccccatgcagcCAGGCTTACAAGGAGCCGGCACTGCCCCTTTGTGGCACTGTGCACActtagacatttatttttgtgattgatGTGAAATCCACATGGCACAAATGAGCCCCTTCAAGTGCCCACTTCAgcggcatttagtacatttacagtgTTGTGCACCCCATgcctctatctagttccagaacgtGTTCGTCGCCCCCAGAAGCAGACTCCGTGCCCGTTGAGCAGCCGCTCCCCACGCCCCGCGCCAGCCCCCTCGCACCCGGACCTTTGAAGTCAATTACGAGCAACGAGCAACGACCTCGCGTCGGCGCCCCCAGCCCCGCGCACGCCCCGGGAGCGCGTCCTGTGCCGGCGGCACGGAGCCGGCGGCTCACCTGCGGCCACGAAGAGGATGCCCGCGCTGAGGACGATGTTGTTCTTGCGGCTGTAGAACCTCCCGGCGCCGATGCAGAGCCCGCCAAGCAGCAGCAGGATGGTGCTGAGGATGGGGAAGACGCTGGAGGCGCGCACGATGCCTGGGCCGGGGCgggagacagagcagagggcGGTGAGGGCGGCCGCCGTTCTGGGCACGGCCTCGGCCTCGGGCGTCGGCCGGGAGCCCCGACGACGCTCGAGGCCCTTCTCCTGACTTTGAAGGTTCCCTCCCATCAGGCCCTGCAGACCTCGGCGGGTTGGGAGCTGGCCGGGCGGGGGCAGCCTGACCCCACTCAAGCGATGGCTCAGGCCCAGAGTCACATCTGCCCGCAGCAGGCTCCCCCTGCCAGCCCGAAGGCAGGAGGGCCCCTCAATGGTATCTGGGAGCCCCAATAACAGCCATGAAAACGCTGGTCTGCCTCCCATTCAGACGCCGCACCCTCACCGCTACACTGAGCCTTTCACGGACGCGGTCTCTAAGGAGCCTCTGGAAGGCTGGGAAGTGGTGACGGGTGGCTGAGGACGCAGCCTTTGGCATCAGGTGGGTCTGGGTCTGCTCTGGGACATGCTGGCTATTTTGTCAGGCCGCTTCACTTAACACTGAGCTTCCCCGTTTGCGGAAAGCAGCTGGGAGCAGGGACCCACAAAAGCAGGTGGGTTTTGTGTGTATTAAGAggcttagcacagggcctggccatTGCACATACTTCTGAGTG is a window of Prionailurus viverrinus isolate Anna chromosome E1, UM_Priviv_1.0, whole genome shotgun sequence DNA encoding:
- the CACNG4 gene encoding voltage-dependent calcium channel gamma-4 subunit — encoded protein: MVRCDRGLQMLLTTAGAFAAFSLMAIAIGTDYWLYSSAHICNGTNLTMDDGPAPRRARGDLTHSGLWRVCCIEGIYKGHCFRINHFPEDNDYDHDSSEYLLRIVRASSVFPILSTILLLLGGLCIGAGRFYSRKNNIVLSAGILFVAAGLSNIIGIIVYISSNTGDPSDKRDEDKKNHYNYGWSFYFGALSFIVAETVGVLAVNIYIEKNKELRFKTKREFLKAPSSSPYARMPSYRYRRRRSRSSSRSTEASPSRAASPVGLKITGAIPMGELSMYTLSREPLKVTTAASYSPDQEPGFLQLHDLFQQDLQEGLRVSVLNRRTTPV